Proteins found in one Elephas maximus indicus isolate mEleMax1 chromosome 11, mEleMax1 primary haplotype, whole genome shotgun sequence genomic segment:
- the LOC126086339 gene encoding collagen alpha-1(I) chain-like, giving the protein MHGLIFETSICYWQDQPGKGGARSFGPVRAGGRASERERAVARGRACVRARARARKRPLPHRGGGGRASPGDRPGGGGGGAGVPARGRPRRAATPPRSPGKGGRGGALRERGERAGGRGRPGRPGPGGPRTHAPDRGGERPLRESPPPPATHRRRARGGGPPPGNREAIRTGGRRGPEPGAGGTRRGRGRVAAGETRAPGRRRWRRRRRGGGSDPPAVAAAPCLLQPTAPPQRATLTRTTATRRPPARRAQGPGPGPRARRRGTPPAGEARWRRPTRRGLFAVPDRGRRVRGRPGGAGPIDVGAHRRESSRVRRWARTPAHRWRHGTGAGGRRHTTARGPSAGRTPGPTAPGARREGRTHTRTHGRARPRRQAAGPAKALPRLAGGRRGPRQAKGGARPHRGAGGPLPPHRAGRRGGSACEPRSVACAQDEGRRLGDPAPPRHPRRRLEKTFFTEDGPSPPIAPHVGPPPGARGRPGDGRGGACGIASPPHPASPEPGSGERAGPRGGVRALGRPAGGEEVRQSLTTDRRGPAAATQPGPPPRKGDFPRHRRKQHAGPPLLPLSLASRGSRHLRDGLERSRGTAKGPLEAHRHHLGGARGTPPPPTLAARPRTRADERGRAGFRAPAPLRTTGGRGGGARGPRAEREERSHSPRMSVPRLGAARTRPGRARQHHIDRVSAGTSEEEKTPRQGCQEAGEDSPGEDPLSASPAPPGLRKGGREDPAHGERLTREARGPGGGGAGHTLASTAATAGACDKGHAGQRARGARATPPSGTGDRGEAPRLDTWTRESRRTGPRRAAQAGRSGGGRGPSVDQRLRTRPGFPSAQRESPSEESVSAPIWWPKSSVLGERKATPRGGRGPLPTASPRNCGPAIGP; this is encoded by the exons ATGCATGGCTTAATCTTTGAGACAAGCATATGCTACTGGCAGGATCAACCAGGTAAGGGAGGAGCGCGTTCGTTCGGGCCCGTTCGCGCCGGCGGGCGGGCGAGCGAGCGAGAGCGGGCCGTGGCGCGGGGCCGGGCGTGCgtgcgtgcgcgcgcgcgcgcgcgcaagCGGCCCCTCCCGCACcgcgggggaggggggcgggcttCTCCCGGGGACCGCCCcggaggcgggggcgggggcgctgGCGTCCCGGCGCGCGGGCGGCCCCGGCGCGCCGCAACCCCACCGCGCTCACCCGGGAAAGGGGGCCGCGGTGGCGCCCTCCGGGAACGCGGGGAGCGGGCGGGCGGCCGAGGCCGGCCCGGCCGGCCGGGGCCCGGCGGCCCTCGGACGCACGCACCGGACCGGGGAGGAGAGAGGCCGCTCCGGGAGAGCCCCCCCCCACCGGCAACTCACCGCCGGCGGGCGCGGGGCGGGGGACCACCACCGGGGAACCGGGAAGCGATACGCACTGGCGGGAGGCGCGGCCCCGAGCCAGGAGCCGGAGGGACGCGGCGAGGCCGGGGCAGGGTGGCGGCGGGGGAGACGCGGGCACCGGGaaggcggcggtggcggcggcggcggcgcggaggGGGATCGGACCCCCCCGCGGTCGCCGCCGCTCCCTGTCTCCTCCagcccaccgcccccccccagcGGGCAACCCTCACGCGCACGACGGCCACACGCCGCCCACCCGCCCGGCGCGCCCAGGGCCCGGGCCCGGGTCCGAGGGCGCGTCGCCGGGGGACACCACCGGCCGGGGAGGCCCGGTGGCGACGCCCAACGCGGCGAGGCCTGTTCGCGGTCCCAGACCGGGGACGGCGTGTGCGCGGCCggccgggcggggcggggccgatCGACGTCG GGGCACATCGCCGGGAAAGCTCCCGGGTGAGGAGGTGGGCCCGCACACCCGCGCACCGCTGGCGGCACGGGACGGGTGCGGGCGGGAGGCGGCACACAACGGCGCGGGGGCCGTCCGCCGGACGGACCCCCGGCCCCACCGCACCAGGCGCGCGACGGGAGGGCCGcacgcacacgcgcacacacggACGCGCGCGACCCCGGCGCCAGGCGGCTGGCCCGGCGAAGGCCCTCCCCCGACTCGCAGGGGGGAGGCGCGGGCCGCGGCAGGCGAAGGGCGGCGCGCGGCCCCACCGCGGGGCCGGCGGACCTCTCCCTCCACACCGGGCGGGAAGGAGAGGGGGCTCTGCCTGCGAGCCACGGTCGGTGGCTTGCGCGCAAGACGAGGGGCGGCGGCTGGGGGATCCGGCACCCCCAAGGCACCCTCGGAGACGACTAGAGAAGACTTTCTTCACCGAGGACGGGCCGTCCCCACCCATCGCCCCCCACGTTGGGCCCCCGCCAGGCGCCCGAGGGCGCCCCGGGGATGGGCGGGGGGGGGCCTGCGGTATTG CTTCTCCGCCTCATCCCGCCTCGCCGGAGCCAGGCTCCGGCGAGCGCGCGGGGCCTCGCGG AGGGGTCCGCGCTCTAGGGCGGCCCGCGGGGGGGGAGGAGGTACGACAGAGCCTAACAACGGACCGCCGGGGCCCAGCCGCGGCTACGCAGCCTGGGCCCCCACCTCGCAAGGGCGACTTCCCTCGGCACCGGCGGAAGCAACACGCGGGCCCTCCCCTCCTTCCGCTCTCGCTTGCCTCACGCGGGTCTCG GCACCTGAGGGACGGCCTGGAGCGTTCCAGGGGCACCGCCAAAGGGCCACTCGAGGCGCACCGGCACCACCTGGGTGGGGCACGCGG GACCCCGCCACCGCCGACGCTGGCCGCGAGGCCGCGAACGAGGGCAGATGAGCGAGGTCGGGCCGGATTCCGTGCCCCTGCCCCTCTGCGCACCACCGGCGGGCGGGGAGGAGGAGCGAGGGGCCCGCGCGCTGAGCGAGAAGAGCGGTCCCATTCGCCACGAATGTCCGTCCCTCGTCTTGGCGCGGCTCGGACCCGGCCCGGGAGAGCACGACAACACCACATCGATCGGGTCAGCGCAGGCACAAGCGAGGAGGAGAAGACCCCCCGCCAGGGCTGCCAGGAGGCGGGCGAGGACAGCCCCGGAGAGGACCCGCTTTCTGCCTCGCCCGCCCCGCCCGGGCTGCGGAAAGGTGGCCGCGAGGACCCCGCACACGGAGAACGCCTGACACGCGAGGCACGtgggcctgggggagggggagcggGGCACACTCTGGCGAGCACCGCGGCCACCGCGGGTGCCTGCGACAAGGGGCACGCGGGTCAGAGGGCCCGCGGCGCCCGTGCCACGCCGCCCTCGGGCACTGGAGACCGGGGGGAGGCACCGCGGCTGGACACCTGGACGCGCGAGAGCCGGCGCACGGGCCCCAGGCGGGCGGCTCAAGCGGGGAGGAGCGGGGGAGGGCGTGGGCCGTCGGTGGACCAGCGTCTACGGACCCGTCCAGGTTTCCCATCTGCTCAGCGGGAGTCACCCAGCGAGGAGAGCGTGTCAGCACCAATCTGGTGGCCCAAATCGTCCGTTTTGGGCGAGAGAAAAGCCACGCCCCGCGGCGGGAGGGGCCCGCTCCCCACGGCGAGCCCCCGGAACTGCGGCCCGGCCATTGGTCCGTAG